TTATACACTTTCTGATTATCCCATTTTTTCCTGGCAAATTCTTCTATTTCTGAAAAGTTGTACTGCATATCTGATTAAAATAAGTCAAAAAATTAAGTACGAAATTAATGATTTGACTGAATAATATGATTCTTTGGGTTTTATGGTATTGTTAGATAAAAAAACCCGGCGTAAGCCGGGATAATAAAATAACGAAAAAGATCAGTTATATCCACTTTGCCACGAAAGTATTCAAATCCTTACGCAGTTTGTTGAATAATAACTCAAATGTTTGTACTCTCTCTCTTAAATCCGTGTGATCTTCTAATTTACGATGGTCACTGGCTGTTGGATTATCTTCTATGTTCCTGACGACATCCCCTTCACATGCGCTGATATCATGCTTTAAGATATCAATTTGCTCTTCCTGAATAATCAATTTATTCTGAAACCGTTCCACCCATCCATGCATCTCTCTGTCAGAATTTTTGTGGGATATTTCTTCCAGTCGCTTTTTCATTATTTCCAAATCTTCTCCATAAAAAGAAAGCAGGTTTTTCCATTCTCTGTGGTCGTGATGAAGTTCAGATAAATACTTTTGTGTAGTCATAATCGTTTAATTTAATTTAATACGAAGATGTAAATAACTTCAGTAAAATAGTATGATAAAAATCATCTCGGAAAATGATTTTTATAGGTTTTGCGGAAAATCTATCTAAATAATGCTTTTTCTTCCTGTTTCAAAAAGAAATGAGGGTAGCTTTTCTTCAAAAGCATGACAAACATGTCGTGCGGGACATCATGAAAAGTACCGTAATCACGGAGGTATTGCATAAACAGGCCGCCACTGACATCATACTGTTGAAATATAGAATCATTTATTCCGTCAAATTCAAGAGGTGGTACACCTAAATGTTCACAGAGTTCAAGATTAAATGCCGGTGTCGCCTTAACCCATTTACCATTGAGGTACATCTCTGAACAGGCGTGAAAAACCAAAACATCTGTCTTTAAGGTCTCCATTAATTTCTCCACGCCAATGTGATTTTTCACATCAAAAAAACAAAACCTGCTGGGGATACCTGCAGCACGCAGACACGCATTCAAAAGGCACGCCTTTTCAATGCAATATCCGCTCTTATTTTCTCTATTGAAGAGTGAACTGGCTTTCATCGCCACATGGCGTAAATCTATATTGTAAGGATTGTATCTCCAACCATCACGAACGGCGTAATATAACTTAACGGCATTTTTGGTTTTATCCACTTCGTTGCCGATGGTGTTTTTTACAAATCGCTGAATATCCGGCTGCTCGCTGTCAACGAAATAAGTGGGTTGTACATATAAATCAATTCCTAAAGACACATTATTCATTGCACAAATGTACAAAATCACACAGGCTGTGAATAAAGTTAGAGGTTAAGTAATTAAAAAATCCTTATTTTCGTCAAATGTCAGAAGATTTGCAGCAGAAGGTACCGCAGAAACGCAAACCCAGCTTTGCATATGCCATTATCAGCATTGCCATGATATTGCTGCTGATAGGGTTATTCTCCTTTGGTGTTTTTGTTGTACAAAAAGAAATCAATAAAATCAAAGAAAGTGTACAGATTGACCTTAATTTAAAAACAGACATCACCGAAGTTCAGAAGAAAACTATCTCAGCTTACCTGAAAAAACAAAACTACATCTCTAAAATCACGTTTAAAAGCAAAGATGAGGCAGCTGAACAGTTTGAAAGGGAATTAGGTCAAAACTTTCGCGAAATTTTAGGAAGCAATCCTTTGTATGATGCATACATCATTAATCTAAAGGCAGAATTTTCCAACCCTGATTTTATTAAAGATGTAAAATCCGCACTCATTGGGTTACGCGGAGTTCAGGAAGTATTTTATTCTGATTTAGCAGTCAGTACGGCTGCACGAACCCTACGACCCGTCACTATCGGTGTTGCCATCCTGAGCCTTATCATGCTGGTAGTAGTCTTTATGATTATTGACAATACGATTCGTTTAATGATGTATTCCCAACGCTTCACCATACGCAGCATGCAGCTGATTGGCGCCAATGAGTGGTTTATCATCAAACCTTATATCTTAAAATCCATCATCTCCGGTTTGATCAGTTCTGCCATTTCCATCCTGCTTTTAGGAGGCATCATCTACTTAACAATTTATAAGTTTTCTGTTCGAATAGAAGAGCAGGATTTTGTAACTTTGCTTTTCATAGCTCTTGGTTTAATCGTTTTTGGTATTTTAATTTCCATTACGAGTACCTTTTTCGCGGTCAACAAATACCTAAAGATTAAACTGGACGAACTTTATTAAACCTTTAAAAATGGCAAAAAATAAACCGGTTCAAAAACCGATTCCACAGACAAGACAACCTCAACCCGCAGTTAAAAGCGTTTCTGCTTCCGGTAAAGCAAACAGCGGCAGTTGGTTTAAGATTCCCAAAAGCCAGAATGAAGTATTGCTGTTCGATAAAATCAATTACATTATTCTGGGTGTTGGTGCATTTCTGATCATCTTAGGTTTTATCTTAATGAGCGGAGGTAACACGGACCCAAAAGTCTTTAACGAAGCTGAAATCTATTCTTTCCGTAGAATCACCCTGGCTCCCATTGTTGTAATCCTTGGTTTCATCGTGATCATAGTCGCCATACTGAAAAAACCGGCTTCAGTTTCCAAAAGTTAAACTTTTTTTTAATCTTGCGGCACGCATGTCATTAATTTATTTTCTAAATAATTTTTACTTGTTTACATCATTCATCCCTTTTTTCTGAATATGGACATCATTCATGCCGTAGTGCTTGCTATCGTTGAGGGACTCACTGAATTCCTTCCCATCTCCTCTACAGGGCATATGATTCTTACCAGTTCAATAATGGGTATAGAAAAAGATGAATTTACCAAGCTTTTTGAAATAGCCATACAGTTAGGGGCCATCTTATCCGTGGTCGTTCTATACTGGAAAAAATTTCTTGATTTCACCAAATGGCAGTTTTACCTAAAGCTTGCTGCGGCAGTCATACCGGCGCTTATTCTTGGAAAACTGTTTGACGAAAAAATCGATGCACTGCTGGAAAGCCCGGCTACCGTTGCCATCAGCTTATTAGCGGGCGGAATCGTTTTATTGTTTATCGATACCCTATTCCAGAAAGGAGAAATCAAGGAAGAAAAAGAAATCAGTTTCATCAAAGCATTTATTATCGGATGCTGGCAGTGCCTCGCGATGATTCCAGGCGTGAGCAGAAGCGCTGCGAGTATTATCGGCGGTATGCAGCAAAACCTCAGCAGAAATATTGCCGCAGAATTTTCTTTCTTTTTAGCCGTTCCCACCATGGCTGCTGCCACCGGATATAAACTGCTGAAGACCTTCTCCACCCATCCGGAGATACTGAGGGACAAACACAACTTATATATGCTTGCCCTTGGAAATGTTGTAGCCTTAATTGTAGCCATGTTAGCCATCAAATTCTTCATCCGTTATTTACAAAAAAACGGATTTAAACTTTTTGGATGGTATCGGATTATTCTTGGTGCAATTGTTTTAATACTTTTGCAAATGGGCATCATCCAATAACCAATCTCCATTATGATGACATATCCAGATTATCATTTTACCGAAGGTGAAATTATCCTTATTGATAAGCCATCAGACTGGACAAGTTTTGATGTGGTCAACAAAATCAAATTCGCCCTCAAGAAAAATTACGGTACTGTAAAAATCGGGCATGCGGGAACGCTGGATCCGAAAGCAACGGGATTGCTGATACTTTGCACCGGAAAAAAAACCAAGGATATCCAGCAGATCCAGGATGCAGAAAAGGAATATACCGGCACCTTTTTTCTGGGTGGAACGACAGAATGCTACGATTCTGAGAAACCCGTAAATCAAACGTTTGACATCAGCCAGATCCTGCATGAAGCTATCCTGAAATGTGCCGAAAGTTTCGTCGGTGTGCAGGAACAATTTCCACCTATCCATTCGGCCGTAAAAATAGACGGCAAACGCGCCTATTCCCTTGCCAGGCAAGGAAAAGAGGTTGCGATAAGACCCAAACAGATTACCATCCGTACATTTGAAATTACCGGAATAGAATTACCTCTTATACATTTCAGGGTAGAATGCACGAAAGGGACTTACATTAGAAGCCTTGCCCATGACTTTGGAAAGCGATTGAACAACGGTGCCTATCTGTTCGCACTGAGGCGCACTAAAATCGGTACATATTCGGTAGATGATGCGTTGAAGCTGGAAGATTTTGTTCAAAGTTTACCACCTGTCCAACCATAGTTTACAAAGATTATAGTAACTTTGCCCACTTTCCGCATTAGTATGCAAATTCATAAAGGGATCAATCATCTACCTGTTTTTAAAAATACGGTGCTCACTATCGGTACTTATGACGGTGTTCACTTCGGACATCAGCAAATCATCAAGCGGCTGAAAGATATTGCACGTGAAATAGATGGAGAAACGGTTTTATTGACTTTTGACCCGCATCCGCGCCTGATTCTGCATCCCTACGATGAAAAGCTGAAACTGATTTCCACCATAGATGAAAAAGAAGAGCTCCTCGCCTCTTTCGGATTAGACCATTTGGTCATTGCGGAGTTCTCCAAAGATTTTGCCTCCATGGATGCAAAGGAATATGTAGAAAAAATTCTGATTGCCAATTTTCAACCTAAAAAAATTGTGATCGGTTATGACCACCGTTTTGGAAAAAACCGGCAAGGTGACATCCATTTGCTGCGTTCGCTGGCGGCTACCTATCACTTTGAAGTGGAAGAAATCCCGGCACAGACCATTGATGAGATTTCCGTCAGTTCAACAAAAGTGCGCAATGCGCTACTTGATGGCGATATTCATACAGCCAATCAACTCCTTGCACATCCATTTACCATTAAAGGAAAAGTAATTCACGGCGATAAAATCGGCAGGGTGCTTGGTTTTCCGACCGCCAATATTGAAATATCCAACCCGCATAAGCTTATACCGGCCTCCGGCGTGTATGCCGTAAAAATCAACGTGGAAGGGCAATTTTATAAAGGTGCCTTAAGTATCGGTTACCGGGAAACGGTTTTTGACAACAGCAGATTAACCATCGAAGTGTTTATCCTGGATTTCGAGGGAGATTTATACGAAAAGCCGTTAGACATGATTTTTGCCGCATACCTTCGCCCTCAGATAAAATACGACAACTGGGAATTACTGAAAGTGCAGATAGAAAATGATGTACAGGATGTAAGGAATGCCATCGAGTTATAATCCAACAGATTTTACCATTGCGATATGCGGAATATCGTCTTCCATATAGGGTTCACTCACTCGTACGAATCCAAAACCTTCATAAAATTCCTGCAAATATGCCTGCGCTGAAATCTTAATATCTTTATCCGGAAACAGTTGTACCAATTTTTCTATCGCTTCTTTCATCAACTGCTTTCCGAACCCTTCTTTTCGCCATACGGTTTTACTGGCTACACGCCCTATGGATGTATAACCATTATAGGAAATCCCTTCCGGGACCAAACGTGCATACGCAGCCAGTCCTGACTCCATATACAGCAACAAATGCCAGCATTTACGGTCTTTGTCGTCAATATCCCTGTAAATACAATTTTGTTCGATTTGAAAAACCTCTTCGCGCAACTGAAGCAAATCGTATAACTCCGAGGGAGTCAGGTCATTGAAATATTTAAAAATGGAATGCATTATTCTTCTCCGAAATATTCAGCAAAAATATTTTCCGTTTCCTGCAGCTTAATGCTGTGCAAACTGCAACCTTTAATATGCGGTTTCAGTTGATTCCAGATAATCCGTGACAGATTTTCGGTAGTGGGATGTATGTTGTCGGGGATAAAAGTTACATCCAGATTCAGATTGGTGTGGTCCAGCCTATCCACCACTTTTTCTTTAATAATCTGACTAAGTTCCTTTACATTAATGATAAAACCCGTTTCCGGATCCGGCTCACCTTTGACTGTCACGTACAGTACATAATTGTGACCATGCCAGTTTTTATTGGCACATTTCCCGAACACGGCATCATTCTGTTCTTCCGTCCAATGATGGTTATACAGCCTGTGCGCTGCATTAAATGTTTCCCTTCTTGTTAAATAAAGCACTTTATAAAATTAGGCATTCAGGAGTAGTGATTTGTAATAAGTCCTGTATTTTTTTTATTAAATTTGAAACCATGCAACCAAAAATCACTATTGTTTCCGCCACTTTACTGGAAGTAAAACCACTTTTTGAAACATATAAGCCTGTCAAAACCGGTTTTAACGGTCTATTTGCAGTCAACGATAATCTCCATTTCCTGATAACCGGAATGGGAATGATGAATACGGCAGCCCATCTGGCACTTTACACCTCTAAATTTGAACGGGATTTTTATATCGATGCGGGTGTATGCGGGGCATTCAACAGGAATTTTAAGATTGGAGATGTTGTGCAGATTATTTCAGAAACATACGGCGATTTTGGTGTGGAGAATGACGAAGAATTTCAGGATTTTTTTGACTTGGGATTTATAGACAAAAAAGAAGATGCCTTTCAATATGGGATGTGTTCGCCGATTGAAGATGAATTCCATCTAAACATCCATTTACCTGAAGCAACTTCCATTACCGTCAATAAAGTACACGGCAATGAGAGAACGATAAAGATCATACAGGAAAAATACAACGCTGATACGGAAAACATGGAAGGGCTTGCTTTTTATTATGTCTTAAAGCTGATTGGCAAACCCGGAATTGAAATCCGTGCCATTTCAAATTATGTAGAAAGACGGAATAAGGAAAACTGGGATGTTCAGAATGCTGTAAAAAATTTGAATATGGAACTTCAGAAAATCATCCACCTGTACTCTTAACTGCGGATATTTGTCTCTTTGACAATATACAGCGGGCGCTGTTTCACATTATCCATGATCCGTGAAAGGTATTCGCCGATAATACCCAGACAAATCAGTTGTACACCACCTAAAAACAGTACGCTAATCATTAAAGAGGACCAGCCCTGCACGGTATTGTTATTTAAATACTTCTGATATAAGGTGTACAATATGACAGCAAATGAAATCAGTGAAACGACAAATCCCAAATACGTTGCCAGTCGCAAAGGCAGATTGGAAAATGCCGTAATTCCGTCAAATGCAAAAGCAAACATTTTAGGATAGGAATAATTGGTATTACCGGAATAGCGCTCATCCCTTTTATAGACGATAGATGTCTGATTAAATCCTGCCCACGCAATCTGGCCACGCAGGAACTTGTTGCGTTCCGGCATAGCGACAATGATATCCTTAATCTTTTTAGAAATAATACGATAATCTCCTGTGTCCAACGGAATATTAACATCAGACAGCCGATTGATAAACCTGTAAAAAAATTTGGCAGTAATCAGCTTATGCCAAGACTCGCCTTCCCTATGTTCCCGTTGCGCAAATACCACATCGTAACCGTCTTTCATTTTGGAATATAAATCTATAATCAGTTCCGGCGGATCCTGCAAATCAGCGTCTATAATGACAATGGTATCTCCCGTCGCATATTCCAAACCCGCAAAAACCGCCAACTGATGGCCGAAATTTTTGCTGAAATCAACATATCGTATCTGCCTGTTTGATTCGGCAAATTTCTTTATAATTGCCAACGAATTATCCCTGCTTCCGTCATTGATAAAAATAATCTCATACTCATTGCTAATAGACGTAACTGTGTTAACTATCCTGTCCAGCAATACTGACAGATTATTCTCTTCATTAAAGACCGGTACGACAACTGATATATCCACAGAGTAAATTTACAAATTTGATATTAGCATTGCCTTATTAGAGTCACTATTTTTGTGGATTTTTTAATAAATTAAGCTCTACGAGTCCTTTTTTATGCATCCACACGGATTTCCAGTGTTTTAATTGAATCAGCTGTTCCTCTGAAAAATCGTTTCCCACATTAGAATACAGCACAAAAGCAACTGTGTCAAGAGAATGGCCATTTACGTTTATCAACCTATCTCTGTTATCATCCATTTTATACTGATACGTGCTGACATTCATCGGAAAAACAGTTCCAATCCCTTTCTTATCAACAAATTTATTGATATTGCAATATTCAATAAACCGGCTCATACCTGTGTGGTAAGGAACATGTGCGAGGGTGCAGTCCCAGCCATTGGATATAGATGAAGGATAAATCTGGAAATTTCCAAGCAGCAGTAAAAAAAAAGTAAAGATGGTAAAGATTATTCTTCTTTCAGAGAGAACCAATATCACGGACGGCAGCATTAATACATATACGACTAAAAAATAGCGGTGATTGATAGGGTTCGAAAACGGCAACACTAACAATGAAAAGATAACCAATGGGATCAGCCACAGCAATACAAGAATATCCAACTTTCGAATACTGAACAAATAAAACAAGCCAAGTACTGAGAGAATAACTGCTCCGTAATCAAACATGGCGCGACCAATAGAAAACACATTCTTTACCATACCACCCAAACCTACAATACCTCTCTGAGCGCTCCACTCCTGTGAATTGGTGGCAAAAACCCATCCGGTCATTAGAAAGTGATAGTAATACCATGAAGCTGCCAGCAGAACCGCAGGAATAAAAAGTAAATTCCATTGTATCCATTTTTTTAAATCCCTCTTCATCCAAAAGTAAATGGTTATGGAAAGTGCTGCCAGGCAAAACAATCCTCTAATTGAAACTCCGGCAATTATTATGGCTGAAAGTACAAGAAGAAATTTTTTGTCCTTCAGAATAGAAACCAATGCCAGCAAATACAGACTTAACAAAACCGCATCATAGCTGACGAGTAGATTTTGTGTTATGACTGCGGGAATACCTATAAATAACAACAATCCTATCCATTGCTGTTTCCCAGAAATGGAAAAATACTTTAACAACAGAAGAAACGAAAAAAAGCCCGTTATCGTAAAAGGTAAAAGTGCTGCATGTGCCGAAAAGAGTGATTTTCCGAACAGATGATAGAATGCAGTCAGATACAGGTAAAAAAGCGGCGGATGCCCCACATCCCATCTTGGTGGAGCAATAAATGATTGTAAGCCATCCTCATAAAAATGCTGGGTGATGGTAGACGTAAGAAGCGTATCCCAGAAAAAAGGCAGGTGCCAGGAAAACACATTTACGGCAAGCGCCAGCAAAAATGCAATCAGGTAAATGAATGTAGGATGATTCCATGCCACATCCAAAAATAACATTTTCAAGTGTTTTTTATTGTATTTTCTGGCTAAAAGAACTGTCCGAATAATCATCGGCATCCGTTCTGGTTGGCTACTTGAATATTTCAGGTTATATTTATGGCATGCAGCCGCTGACACTCGCCATCTCACCCTGTCCCAACGATACCTTCATTTTTGATGCTATGCTGCATCATAAGATCGATACGGAAGGGTTGGGTTTCAAACTCGTTTTCGCAGATGTGGAGCAATTGAATCAGGCTGCTGGCAGAGAAGAATATGATATTACCAAACTCAGTTATCATGCCTATGCGCATGTATCGGATAATTATATTTTGCTGCATTCCGGAAGTGCATTAGGCAACCATTGCGGCCCTTTGCTCATCAGCAAGCGGGAGCTGTCCGAGGCAGAACTTACCCATGCTAAAATTGCCATACCGGGAAAATACACGACCGCTAATTTTTTATTTTCGCTGAAATACCCAGCTGCCAAAAACAAAACAGCTGTTCTTTTCTCCGAAATTGAAGAAGGCGTGTTAAATGATCAATTTGATGCAGGCGTCATCATTCATGAGAATCGTTTTACCTACGCATCAAAAGGGTTAAAAAAAATCATTGACCTCGGAGAATACTGGGAACAAACATACAAAGTTCCGATTCCATTGGGCGGCATTGCCATAAAGAGAACTGTTTCCAAAGAAATACAATTGGCAGTAGAACGTATCATTCGCAGAAGCATCGGGTTTGCCTTTGCCCATCCGGACTCCTCCTCTGAATTTGTACAAAAGCACTCACAGGAAATGAGTATGGATGTTTGCCGTAAACATATTGAATTATACGTCAACAAATACAGCATTGATTTAGGGTTTGAAGGTGAGCTGGCTGTCAATACGCTCTATAAGATTGCGCTGGGAAACAATATCATTCCTGATTTAACTTACCCTATATTTGTTGGATAAAGAATTTATTTACTGGCGAAGTCGCTTAATGCCTGCATACGTTCATGGACATTGACAATCCATTCCTTTTGCATTTGGGTATTCATACTATGATTGGTTTCCCGATCGTAATCTTTCTGCTCTTTATCCCAGTCGCTCAGTATTTGTTTTCCAATACCATTTATCTTTTTAACATCTTTTACAGATTTCACCTCATCTGTCAGGCGTTTTCTGAATAAACGGGCATAGAGTTCTGTAATGTCAAAATGCAGCTGTTCGTGCTGCAATATGTAATCCGATTGTTTATCCTTGTAGCTCCAGGATAGCTGAGGATAATATTTTGCCGTCACCTTCCAATCCAGTACATTGTTTTTTGCCGTATAAGAAAACTCCACAGAAGACGCCGTCGCTGCAACTTCTGATGCATTCAGGAAAGGGTTGCCTCTGAAATCGGACCAGGTCAGTTTCTTATTGCTATTCCAGGTATAAAATTCTTTGTACGCATCAGAACCCGCCGGTGGCAGTGCCGCAGCGTTTAAAGCAACCAGCGCAAACAAGGAAGTTAATATTTTACCGGTCATGATCTAAAATAAATGCAAAATACGTGCCTTTTATTTTATACGAAAAGTTAATAAAAACAAAAATATGCATATTTCCAGCTTGAAAAAAATGAAAGAAGCCGCCTTATCGCAACTATAAGACGGCTTCGAGAGGTTGTTGAATGATTATCTGACCTCTGATTCCACTATCAATATTTTAGGAGTTTTAGTATTTCCTGTCGTCCGTTCCTGTCCAGTAATCGAAGCAGGTACATTCCGGACGGTTGATTATAAATCTGGATGGGTATCAATGAAGTCTCCGCTGAATTCATTTGTTCAATTAATACCCCGTTGACATCTGTAATCTCATAAGAGCTGATTTTAAAATCGGACGGAATCTCTATTGAGTACAAACCGTCAGACGGATTTGGCATTACTTTGAATACAGCACTTGTCTTTCCTTCAGCCAATGCGGCTGCTTCCGGTTCCAACATTCTTGCTGTTACCTCATCAGATTCATATGCTGGAATACCGGAGGTCAAAGCTGAAGAATTAACCAGATTCA
The genomic region above belongs to Sphingobacteriales bacterium and contains:
- a CDS encoding GNAT family N-acetyltransferase, giving the protein MHSIFKYFNDLTPSELYDLLQLREEVFQIEQNCIYRDIDDKDRKCWHLLLYMESGLAAYARLVPEGISYNGYTSIGRVASKTVWRKEGFGKQLMKEAIEKLVQLFPDKDIKISAQAYLQEFYEGFGFVRVSEPYMEDDIPHIAMVKSVGL
- a CDS encoding glycosyltransferase family 2 protein; this translates as MDISVVVPVFNEENNLSVLLDRIVNTVTSISNEYEIIFINDGSRDNSLAIIKKFAESNRQIRYVDFSKNFGHQLAVFAGLEYATGDTIVIIDADLQDPPELIIDLYSKMKDGYDVVFAQREHREGESWHKLITAKFFYRFINRLSDVNIPLDTGDYRIISKKIKDIIVAMPERNKFLRGQIAWAGFNQTSIVYKRDERYSGNTNYSYPKMFAFAFDGITAFSNLPLRLATYLGFVVSLISFAVILYTLYQKYLNNNTVQGWSSLMISVLFLGGVQLICLGIIGEYLSRIMDNVKQRPLYIVKETNIRS
- a CDS encoding transglutaminase domain-containing protein, whose product is MNNVSLGIDLYVQPTYFVDSEQPDIQRFVKNTIGNEVDKTKNAVKLYYAVRDGWRYNPYNIDLRHVAMKASSLFNRENKSGYCIEKACLLNACLRAAGIPSRFCFFDVKNHIGVEKLMETLKTDVLVFHACSEMYLNGKWVKATPAFNLELCEHLGVPPLEFDGINDSIFQQYDVSGGLFMQYLRDYGTFHDVPHDMFVMLLKKSYPHFFLKQEEKALFR
- a CDS encoding 6-carboxytetrahydropterin synthase is translated as MLYLTRRETFNAAHRLYNHHWTEEQNDAVFGKCANKNWHGHNYVLYVTVKGEPDPETGFIINVKELSQIIKEKVVDRLDHTNLNLDVTFIPDNIHPTTENLSRIIWNQLKPHIKGCSLHSIKLQETENIFAEYFGEE
- a CDS encoding DUF3098 domain-containing protein, with protein sequence MAKNKPVQKPIPQTRQPQPAVKSVSASGKANSGSWFKIPKSQNEVLLFDKINYIILGVGAFLIILGFILMSGGNTDPKVFNEAEIYSFRRITLAPIVVILGFIVIIVAILKKPASVSKS
- a CDS encoding DUF922 domain-containing protein; the encoded protein is MTGKILTSLFALVALNAAALPPAGSDAYKEFYTWNSNKKLTWSDFRGNPFLNASEVAATASSVEFSYTAKNNVLDWKVTAKYYPQLSWSYKDKQSDYILQHEQLHFDITELYARLFRKRLTDEVKSVKDVKKINGIGKQILSDWDKEQKDYDRETNHSMNTQMQKEWIVNVHERMQALSDFASK
- a CDS encoding bifunctional riboflavin kinase/FAD synthetase; this encodes MQIHKGINHLPVFKNTVLTIGTYDGVHFGHQQIIKRLKDIAREIDGETVLLTFDPHPRLILHPYDEKLKLISTIDEKEELLASFGLDHLVIAEFSKDFASMDAKEYVEKILIANFQPKKIVIGYDHRFGKNRQGDIHLLRSLAATYHFEVEEIPAQTIDEISVSSTKVRNALLDGDIHTANQLLAHPFTIKGKVIHGDKIGRVLGFPTANIEISNPHKLIPASGVYAVKINVEGQFYKGALSIGYRETVFDNSRLTIEVFILDFEGDLYEKPLDMIFAAYLRPQIKYDNWELLKVQIENDVQDVRNAIEL
- the truB gene encoding tRNA pseudouridine(55) synthase TruB, which produces MTYPDYHFTEGEIILIDKPSDWTSFDVVNKIKFALKKNYGTVKIGHAGTLDPKATGLLILCTGKKTKDIQQIQDAEKEYTGTFFLGGTTECYDSEKPVNQTFDISQILHEAILKCAESFVGVQEQFPPIHSAVKIDGKRAYSLARQGKEVAIRPKQITIRTFEITGIELPLIHFRVECTKGTYIRSLAHDFGKRLNNGAYLFALRRTKIGTYSVDDALKLEDFVQSLPPVQP
- the mqnB gene encoding futalosine hydrolase, with the translated sequence MQPKITIVSATLLEVKPLFETYKPVKTGFNGLFAVNDNLHFLITGMGMMNTAAHLALYTSKFERDFYIDAGVCGAFNRNFKIGDVVQIISETYGDFGVENDEEFQDFFDLGFIDKKEDAFQYGMCSPIEDEFHLNIHLPEATSITVNKVHGNERTIKIIQEKYNADTENMEGLAFYYVLKLIGKPGIEIRAISNYVERRNKENWDVQNAVKNLNMELQKIIHLYS
- a CDS encoding 1,4-dihydroxy-6-naphthoate synthase, with protein sequence MQPLTLAISPCPNDTFIFDAMLHHKIDTEGLGFKLVFADVEQLNQAAGREEYDITKLSYHAYAHVSDNYILLHSGSALGNHCGPLLISKRELSEAELTHAKIAIPGKYTTANFLFSLKYPAAKNKTAVLFSEIEEGVLNDQFDAGVIIHENRFTYASKGLKKIIDLGEYWEQTYKVPIPLGGIAIKRTVSKEIQLAVERIIRRSIGFAFAHPDSSSEFVQKHSQEMSMDVCRKHIELYVNKYSIDLGFEGELAVNTLYKIALGNNIIPDLTYPIFVG
- a CDS encoding undecaprenyl-diphosphate phosphatase, whose translation is MDIIHAVVLAIVEGLTEFLPISSTGHMILTSSIMGIEKDEFTKLFEIAIQLGAILSVVVLYWKKFLDFTKWQFYLKLAAAVIPALILGKLFDEKIDALLESPATVAISLLAGGIVLLFIDTLFQKGEIKEEKEISFIKAFIIGCWQCLAMIPGVSRSAASIIGGMQQNLSRNIAAEFSFFLAVPTMAAATGYKLLKTFSTHPEILRDKHNLYMLALGNVVALIVAMLAIKFFIRYLQKNGFKLFGWYRIILGAIVLILLQMGIIQ